Below is a window of Rhodamnia argentea isolate NSW1041297 chromosome 11, ASM2092103v1, whole genome shotgun sequence DNA.
GACCATCGACGCATTAGATCTTTTTACATGAGTTTTGCAGTTATCTAGGAAAGTTGAAGTACTTGTCTCGTGCATAAGAAAGACTAAACGTTTTCGGTTTAAATCGGATTCAAGCGATCGTTTATTTGAAGGGAAACTGTTCTCGGGATTTTATTTTTCGAGTTTTCGGTGTTCGGATGACGAGCAAGCAACCGGTTGCAGAAAGCGTTCTACATGGACCAAAAACAACAAGATTATGAATTGCCAATCCGATAAGgcttcttgaaaatgatttatatgaaaaatatttaattttatgattaagttttcaatgaaacaaacggatcctaaattgaaaaagttgaTTCGAAATATGAGATTCGGTGTTCGAATGATCCTAGGTGCTCCGAGTTAAAGCAAAAGCCAAACCAATTAGAGGCAAAATCTAGGAACTTAACCATATGTGCCTTACCTTCAAACGATATTAACTCACACATCTTATGGTGCTTGTgcaggtaatttttttttttttttttgtaatgtttcgTTTCTTTAATAACGATTCTGAGCAGAGCAGATGTTCCAATACGATGGTTACATCACGTGATGATGGCACATCCGGTAAGAAATCAAACGGAAGTGGCGTGCAAAGTGAATGCGATGATTGATGGGGGTGGGTTTCGCGACGCAAGGATAATGATGATTAGTAGGGATGAGAGATTTTAGATCTGTCCAAATTTCACCTGGAACCTGAAAAAATGATGATTGGTAGGGATGAGAGATTTGAGATCCGTCCAAATTCTATTGGGAAAATTTTGTCGAAAGGGATGAACAATagaatcagactttgaggcgtgtaattACTTtgtttaaggatttatttgctcCACAACGTTGCAAATGGTTTCCTAGCAAATATCCTccaagatacaacaaagtctcaatgaGAATAgcagatagcaattctaatatttctccaggATCTCTCTAGAAAACAATTGGAAACAAAGGCTATATTTCTCTGGTGTTGAAAGAAGGAAAGTTGAAAAGTGAAgttaaaaattctgaaaatggaTAGAACACTTGAATATATAACGAGAAATGAACACACATTTTCGCGTCCGAAAAATAGTTTCTTCTCATGCAACTCTTCATGCCCAAACAGTTTATTCAATCACACCTTTTCATGTAAGAATTGGTAGTTATTTCTGAATAAACACAAACACACTAAACATTGTAAGAGTGCCTTAGAAAATAGCCGCTAATTGAATAGACACAACCTTTCAAGATTGTTAGAATCCTTCGTGAATAGCCGGACTGTTTCACTAGAAAGTAATGGTAATAGTTGATTAGTGCCAAATCTAGTCCACGTGCGCACTCACATCTTTTCGATATGGGACAAAGCACCTCTTAGTTTGTTTTTGCAAACAAACCACCAACAAATTCCACCAGAAACCTGACATATATCCTAACATATATCCTATTAGAATCGATTTTTTGTGGCCGGTTCTGTCCGATTTCCGATTTTAGTCTAAGACTCACTTTGTGTAAATAATGAAAAGAGTCTTGATGCCACCGAGTGGAGAGACTAAAATCTAAATCTAATGTGAAATAGAGACTTAAGCAGTGATGTTAGCCTCACTATGGCTAAAACAGAGGTTAGAAATTTATATCAACGTGCTATAATTTAGGAAACACCAATGCTCTTTGAGGGCTTTCGTATCGTGTCATGTCCGATACTCCGACACTCTCCAACATACGATCGTCATGTTGTCAACGCTCTAAATATGCCAACGACACGCGAGTCCAACATCCCGACACGTCATTTTGACACGCTcgggatcaattttaagtattttcaataaattatgggtcaaaatgtatatttaccaaaaatatatatgcttAAGTCATATGTCTAGCCATTCCAAATTTAATACCCtagccaacaaaagaaaaaacttaatcGTGATTGATCtttttatatgtacatgatCATTTATCTTgtttatataaaatatatatttaatatataacgtgtcccaacgtgtcggaattctttattttttttaaatcacgtgtcggcgtgtcgtgtcgtatcgcaTGTTGTAACGGTGCTACTTATGctataatttgatttttaattcgtGTCGATTCATTTCCACCAAAAATTTATTCTTTGTAATTCGTGTTTCAGCCCGTGTCAAAACAAGGAAATCCAAACTACCTCTGCAATTATTTTGTTTATAAGCTTTATCTCTCTGTATTAATCTTGTTGTGGCATTCGCGATGGACATGTTTTGAAGCCGAAATGCCTTGAAATTTGTAGTTGCGAAGGGTTTGGTAAACACGAGTTGCAGAACGCTTGCAAAGAACTTTAGTTtataaaaaagaacacaaaaaaaaaaaaaaaggatgagctCGGGCGGCTCAGGCCAAGGTCGAGCGATCCCAAGTAGAGCTGCAGAGGTCGCAACCCCAGTCGAGGCGATGTCGGATTCACGTGACCCTAGGTGCTACGGAGGTCGCAAACAAGTCTAGGCAACATAGGATCTAGCCCTTTGAGCATCGGTGTAATCTTAAGTGAGGGCTCGCTCGTCCCTACTCAAGTCGACACCAAGGTCACAATCTATTCTCAAGAACGGTAAAGATTCGATACAAAAATATTAGCGACAACAAGAATTAAAGTGGAAAAAATCATCATTGAACTTCGGAATAGCATTTCGAAAATGCTAAAATCTAAATTCTAAATGAAACTTGCatcgaattattttattttatttttatttttttgtaaaggctgaaggacattttttttaattctttattttttatttttaaggctaaatgacttcttcttcttttttatcgaAATGACTTTGAAAATGATATCTTTAGCTAAAAATCCTTCGGAACTATGTGACCATCCCATCGGACTCTGCAAAACACTTCACGACAAGACCGCCTTTGTCCCCCCCGGCGACGTGATTAATCTGATTTGTACATGCGAGGTGGGGCCCGCCGATCACGAAACCCCGTTGTATCCATACACGTGTACCGACACGATCGCCATCGCCCCCCGTACGGTCGACCGCGATCCCTCCCATCGCTTTCCGATGAAGATCGTGGCGCGATTTCAGTTGGTGTCGGCGCCGACAGGCTTCCCATTTCGGGGAAGCCCACGGATCCTCGGTGCCCGAGCTGGGGGGTTTTCCTCAAAACGGAGAAGAACGTCGCCGCCACCCGCCACGTGCCCCGGCCGCCCTCCTCGCTGTCCGCCAGGCAGCTCGCGTGCCTCTGCTCCCGCGCCTCCACGTCGTCGTCTGCGTGGGGCTAATCATGTCGCTCTCATCGTCGCCCACTGCATGATTTGTGCATGTGGTCCTGCGTGGGTGGGCGTACtgcgtatatatatatatagagaggaGCGTCTGGTCGTTCGTTCACGGAGGCGACGCGACGGGACGAGAGGGATCGATGCGATGGAGCCGGTGGCGGTGAGGAGGATCGACCGGAAATCGTCCATAGAAAGCGAGCCCAGGACTCTGGGCTTCGACCAAATCCAGTTCGCGAGGGTAAAATTTCAGACTTTTTTTCGAATGATTCCTCTTTTGGTTTTGACTCTCTGATTGATGGTGCTGTTTCAGGAATTAGCAGAGTACGTGATGAACACCAGAAGCATAGATGAAGCCTTGACCATCTTCACTTCggtacgtctctctctctctctctctctctctctctctctcgggctcGATGATGATCAAGATACTGCTACCGGGTTAACAAGATCGATTCCGAGCGCTTTAGAGCGATCGGCTTACAAAAATTATAGTCGAATTAGCTTTGATGGCGGAGATTGCGATCATAGCAAATGCATTGCAAGACAAATTTTGCAGATGGGTTAGTTCTCAGTGACCCAAAGTTAGAGAGAAAATTGGCAGCTTTTAAGGTGATAAAATGTTGGTCGAAGCATAGCTACATGGACCGGAGACGTATACGCGAATGTCGTCGTAAAAATTGTCCCAGATGCATGAAAATTCGGCCCATTGTTGACGTGCGTGCCTGTGTGCAGGGATTGAAGCCGGTGGTAAGCTCCGGGGCAGCAAACGCCGACACGGCGATGGATCCGAACGAGGAGTATTTCGGGCATGGGCAGAGTAATAAGTTGCAATGGCCCGAACCCAGGGATGTTCTATCTGCTCCCTTCTAGAGTGTCTAGCCCATCCGCATTGTACCCATCGACTTCAcagcaatatatttttttttttgggtggctTTTTTTCGATTTAAGCTCTTGATCCTTCCTGTAGATAGAAATTTTGTAAATTACAGTTTTCTACGAACTCGATTCAGAGCAACCGGTATTATTTATCTAGTGAGCTGCTTTATTGTTTTTCTCCCCCCTTTCGAAAAACAGCATCAGTCGCGCGCAATCTAAGTCGCCATTGACGACATCGCACGCTAACGGTTATGCTTTAACGACGACACGTagtaaaatgattgcttgtacaCCGCCTTTGCTGCAGTGTTTGTGACACGGAAAGCGCCACCTGACTATATCCCCACATCGCCGCTCTGTCGAACGACGGTTGTTTATCAGATTGCTATCGAATCTCGTCATCCATATGTGCTTGACGTGGTTTCGAGGGTGATTTCTGATCTATCTTATTCTTAGCACCCAATTCTATTGTACTTCGACTAGTACCATTAAGCCAAGGCAAGGCGCGATTATAGTCAACAAAAGGTTAACTAACAAGCCAAAAAACAGTTGGTTTCTGGGCAACTAGCAAGCCAAAAAAACAGTTTGCTGCAACAGGTCCGGTCTAGCAAAAGCATGAGTACTTAAAGAACAAGACCGACCAGTGCAAGGAGAGGGAAGATTTTGCCTAAGTAGTTATGGGACAGCAAAAGCATCATTGATCATTTCAACACTTTCGCCCCTAACCCTCTTATGAGCTAATGCTGAAGTATTCAACTCTTTTGGGTTCTTGCACTTGACTGTAGACCGGAAAGTTCTCTTGATCCTTTCGTACAATCTTATTGGATTGTGTAAATCCAACTTTGTAGGCAACTAACAAGAACTTATGGTAATTTTAAAGCAAATGGAAGTAGGAGATCAAAATTTCACACAATGGAAAATCTAAAGGTAAAAACCTCGCGCGTAAGGATTGCATCTAAGCTAATGAAATCTACGAGATATAGAAGTGCTCTTTGGACCGTTTGTAGTATCAAAATCAGCACACATTCTCATCCTGATCCTCCTAGGCTGGAATTTAGTCTCTAAAGACTCAATAGGCAAAAATCAACTGAAACCTCAACAATTAAGACGGACGACCCAACTTCAGAAACTAATGATATCGGTACTCAATAAATTGCGCACGAACGTGGGGAGCTGAAATACTGCGAATTCCCAAGGGCAAGGAAAATGCATAGAACACAAACAGAAACAGAAGACACTGATGGTTCAATGCAGGCACACCAAACAGAAATAGGTTCAATCAGCCACACCACATCAAGAAACAATAACCTAGAAGTCTCATGTAAGTCTCCAATAATACATGCCCTCGCAGCGAGGACACCATAGTAATCGGAGAGAGTCAACAGGACAAGTGATGACAATATCCCGCATCCGCAGTTAGCCGCTCCTTTTCCTGATCCACTTCCATTCTCCTCGCAATCAGTAACAACCGGAAACCCCTCCAACCCGCTTGACAAAGCGTCGTTAGTGCACCCACGTCCACCTCCTCCAAGAGTCACCTCGGCCTTGGCATGGAAGGAGGAGTCTCGGTAGAGAAGAACGAGAGCATGCCCATCAGATCTCTTCGCTCCAGTACTTGGAGCAGGGCGCTCTACGGCAGAACTCGGATGTGCGGGATACTCCAAGAATCGGAGCACACAACAGAAAATTGTCTCTTCCCCTGGCACGAAAATATgacaaaataaacaagaaatagTAAGGGCTTAGTTTCTCCCAGACTCCACAAAGGACGGAAGTTCAAGTAACCTGCAGCATTGACTTCACAATGGCAACACAGTAAATAACGCTCGGACAATCCCGAGCATTCGTTGCTTGGGCATCACTCCACAACACAAGTAACCACAAACATAGATGAAGAATGCACTAAGAAGTCCATCAATCAGAACATTCCCAGATGTTCTGCCATTTCGAAGATTATTAGAGAGCACAGAAAAGCTGGTTCCAGCCAAAAGAGTGGGGAACCATCAGTCACCAGAGTTAAGATCTACCTCTTCCTGAATTTTCGCAAGCATGTGCGCATCCCAAATTGAGATCATTGATTGGAGAATTTGCTACACCAGCACCATATCTTACAATCTCTCGATTTGTGCATTCTTCAACACCATAACCCTGTAGTGTTGAAAAGTAGAAATA
It encodes the following:
- the LOC115750493 gene encoding uncharacterized protein LOC115750493; protein product: MEPVAVRRIDRKSSIESEPRTLGFDQIQFARELAEYVMNTRSIDEALTIFTSGLKPVVSSGAANADTAMDPNEEYFGHGQSNKLQWPEPRDVLSAPF